A window of Flavobacterium branchiarum genomic DNA:
CGTAAACATTTATACTTTGTCCAACACTTAAAATAGATCCTAACTGAACTCGAATACCATCGTAATCTTTAGGGCCAGAAACATCAGAAGGGACAAATGTGTATTCAAATGAATTCTGTCCTGATAATAAATTTAATAATGATCCTGATATAGATTTTAAAACTCCAATATCAATTGGATTATTAGCTCCATTACGTTTGGTTCCCACTACTGTAATACTTTGCCCTACTGCAACCAAACTATTTTCCAAGCCTAATTTCAGCGTTACTGGAGTTCCTTTTGTTATGTTGGTTGGCCATTGCAAATTTTGCCATGTTGTCCCTATCCCCAAAAGCCCAAAACCAGTAGTTATTGTAGAAAAAGTACTTGGATTACCATCGGCAGCATTTGCTTCTTTTGTTACTCCTCCTGTAATAATTGATGACCAAGTCTGGCTAGTCGCATATTCTCTTTCTAGCAATGAGTCACAACTTGCAGGATCAATTACACTAATTGTTATTGTTTGACTTACAGTACAAGTCCCATTACTCGCAATTACTGTGTAGCTAAAAATCCCAACAGTATTAAGGATACCTGTATTATTTGATGGTATAAGATTTCCATTTTGATCATACCAAGCTACTGTCCCATTGGATGTTGCTATTAATGCTACTGAATTGCCTTTATTGACAACAATTGAGTTTGTAACTCCTGTTAAAGTTGGTAAAGGATTAATTGACACAACAACTTCTTTTTTATCAGATGGGCAAGCCACACCTGCTGTTTGAGCTTGGATCCAATAAGAACCACCTGTAGTAATATTTACAGCATCTTGTTCTGTGATAGGAGTTACTCCCTGAAAGAAAGCATAAGTTGTAGTTCCAGTTGTATCAAAATCTGTAATTGCATTTTTTAAATTTACACTAACGCAACCTGCCAAAGTTGGCGTAACATTTAAAGCTGATACTGCTGGATAATTTACAACAACAGCTTTTAATGTCCCATTTATATTTTCACAAATACCACCATTAAGAACTGATATATAATAATTATAAGATGCACTAGTAAGACCATCAATAGTAAGCACATCTGTTACAGGATCTTTCAAAAAAGTTACTCCTAGTTGACCAGGAACTGAAGTTCCTGTGGTTATTTCAAGTGTTTTATTTTGATCTGTATAATATTTAAATCTTGCACCTGCCAAAGCTGATGTTGGTGCTAATACAGCTTGCCCTGTACAAGATGCTGTAAGTGGACTAATAATTGTAATATCAGTAGCAGTTGGGATAGTCAATACAGTTGCTGTTACTGCTTGACGAGTGCTATTTACACAAGCACCACGAACAGATTCTAAATAATATGTTTTAGTTGCTGTTAATACACCTGTATTATAAGTGTCCGAATTAGTAACTAAAGCAACACCTCCGGTAGAAACATCATACCAATTAAAAGTAGTACCTACAATAGGAGTCGCTGCTAATATAGCACTTTGGCCATTACAAATTGGAGATGTAGTTACTACTGCATCTTTATATCTAATAGAAACTCCATAAACATCTAACTGAGATAATAAAGTCACTACTCCTCCTAATCTAATTTCAATCGCATTAAATGGAAATCCAGCAACAAAAGTAGCTTTGAAACGATTTCCTGTTAATAATTGTACATTTATTAAATTAGAATTTATAGCGGTACGATCATTATTATACGCACCCTCGTTATACGTAGCTAAAGTGATATAGGATAATGCACTTACATCGATAAGTCCAGCAGGAATACCTAATTCAACATCTATCTTATCTCCTACTTTCCCTAAATTAGAAAAACTTAAAACTTGTTCTGCAAATGCTCCTACACCAACAGAAACATTAAGATTAGATGCTGTAGTAAAATTACCATCTATCGCATTATTAGGATTATTAACCGCACATATTGCACATATTACACCATCTGTAAGAGTAGACAACCTATTCGTTTGATCATTTGGCTGTAAACAAAGATCTATTGGGCTACCTATCATCACATTTATAACTGTTCTTGTACTACTCACACATCCTGTAACAGCATCTCTTGCTGCAATATAGTAGGTAGTATTTACAGTTAATGCTGGTGTTGGAGTAAAAGTGCTTGAATTTGTTAATAAAGGACTTCCATTAATAGGAACAGTGTACCAATCATATTCAACCCCAACTACAGGATTAGACACCTGTAATACAATATTTTGACCGGGTTGAATAGTTACAGTTGAAGAAGCAACTGTTGGTACTGCAGGCAATGGGTTAACAGTAACATTTACAGGAGTACGTGTAGCACTAATACAACTACCAATCGATGCTTCAACATGATAACTTGTGTTTGCATTTAAGATCGGAGTTGTAAATGATGTTCCTGTAAATACTAACGTTCCAGCTGTAGCTGTATCATACCATTTATATATAGTTCCTACAACAGGTGTAACAATATTTAGCGTAGTTGTAATCCCTGCACAAATAGTTGTCCCCGAAGTATTTATTGTTGGAGCAATAGGGTTATTTATTGATATTACAACAGGAGTTCTTTCACTATTTAAACAACCATTTCGAGTAACTTCAACATAATATGTAGTATTAGCAGTTAAAGCTAGTGTAGTAAAAGAAGTAGTACTACTCACTACATTTCCTCCAGTTAAAGCATCATACCATTTAATTGTTTCTCCCACAGCAGTATCAGACACCAAAGTAATCGTTTGTCCGCTACAAATCGTTGTATTTCCTGTTATTGTTCTTGCTTTAAATTTATAGGAAGCACCATAAATATTGAGGCTTGACACTAAGTTCACTAATCCACCTAATCGAATCTCAACACGATCAAAGGAAGCCCCTGCTTTAAAACTTGCTCTAAAACGATTTCCCGATAATAACTGAATATTTAAAAGAGGATCATTTACTGCTACTCGGTCATTATTATATGTTGCTCCATTGTAACTAGCCAATGAAATATAACTTAATAAGCTTATATCTAGAACTCCTGTAGGAATTTCTAAATCAACTTGAATAACATCACCAGTATTCCCTCCGTTATTAAATTGCAGTGTTTGTTGAATCCACCCATTAACTAACCCAATTGGTATACTTAATGTTGAAGCAGTATTATTATTTCCATCGACTGAATTATTTGGATTAGCAACAGAACAAAGTAAGCAAAGTCCATTTTGTGTAGTTTGTTGGCTATTTGCTTCTAGACAAGTTCCTAGTGAAGCAGGCAAAACTGTCACGGTTACAGCTACTCGACTAGCACTTAAACATCCTCCAGCAATATTATTAGATTCTACATAATATGTTTTTGTAGCAAATAAGATTGGTGTTGTAAATGTAGTTGAGTTGGCTAATAATTTAGTACCTCCTGTTGGAGCATCATACCAATCTAATGTTTCACCAGATCCAGAAGCCGAAGCAGTTAAAGTAGCATTTTGCCCTGATTGTATTGATACGCTAGGAGTCAATACCGTTGCCAAAGCAGGAACTGGAGTTGAAGTAACAGCAACTAGAGTTCGTGTTGGAGTTGTACAACTACCAATAGTAGCTTCTACATAAAAATTAGTCACACCAGTAGGAACTGTCGGTGTATAAGAATCACCTGTAGCCAAAACAATACCACCTGATTCTACGCTAAACCATGAATATGTAGTTCCGGGTATAGGGTTTATAACTGACAGTTTAGTTGCTTGAGTAGGTCCTGAGGAACATATTGTTGTACCGACTGTACTAATTATAGGTAATACGGGGTTTATTACATTTACAGTTACAGGTATTCGTTTATCACTTTCGCAACCAGCTGTTCTTGAAACACTAATATAATAAGTTGTTGTAGCGGTTAAAGCAGGAGTTGAATAATTACCTGTAGTTGAGAGTGCTGTTGTTGAAGTTGGAGAATCATACCAAGCCAATGTTGTACCTGCTGCTGCTGTAGCAGAAAGAGCTATACTCTGACCTGAACATACTGATTGCGAACTCCCTCCACTAATTGTTGGACTAGCAAATTGCGAATGCACTTCGAAAATTTTCAAATCTACTAATAACCTTACAAGACCACCTACCCTAATTTGTATTTGATTAGCATCTCCAGGCAATGTATAATTGATTACTGCCATTTGATTACCAGGCAATAATTGAAGATTTAATAATGCATTATTTAGAGGGACAGGACCACCAACATCTGTTCCTGAAAATTTTGCTTGAATAGTTGCGTTTGAAAGTAAACTAACGTCGACTAAACCTGCTACCGCACCAGTACCAAAATAGACAACTATTTGATCTCCTGATTTTGCCGTTTGGTTTAAGGTTAACGTTTCTTCTGCGAAACAAGCTAAACCAAGAACATTTGTCAACAAAGCATATGTATTCAGATTTCCATCAAATGCGGCAGTAGGATTTGTAACACTCATACCCACACACAGAAGCCCTCCTGTAGTATTAGTTTGTGAAATAGGTCTGCAAAATGTTTGTGAAAAAGAACTCGAAAAAGGAATCAATATCAAAAACAACCACAAATAACTTTGCAAAAAAGTCTCTTTTTTTATTCTTAAGTAAAAATTTTTCATATTCCTAAGAGATTAATGATGTGACAAAAAAATTCCAATATGATAAATAAGCAATACCATCAATAATCTCATACGCAAATAGGAGATTATTAAATAAAGCCATACTAACAGATTTTCAGACTACATTTAATGTTCTGAAAAATATCTTGATCTTAAAATCTATAAAAATTACTCCAAAGGGGGAAACAACCACAATTCGCGAGGAAGCGAATGATCCCTTAATTTGACGAAAAAATCAAATGAATATCAAAAAAAAAGAGTTGCATAAAAGGAGTATTTGAAGTAGGTTTTAATTTCATAAAATATTTTTAAGAGATTAATATATTTGGGGATCTGTTCGTTTTATTTCAGTTCTATATGAGGTAAAAACATATGTGATGCATTTAAATACACCCATTTAATAAAAAAATAAAAAAAAATTGACAATTTTAAGTATTGAGAAACATGTACAAAATACGGTACTAGAAATTAATTCTACAGAAATGTGGAAATTAAAATTTATTGATTGTCAAAAATTAATTCAAACAAGAAATAAATTTGTAAACTAATACCTGACTTGTCGATTTGTGCTTCGGGGGATTGAAGACTCAAATTAACAATACAATTATGTATTGTTATGGAACAAATAGTAACGAAAATTATTACTATACTGATTTAATCTGTTATCTAAAATATTCAATTGATTTATGAGATTATCAAAAGACAAATACTTCTTTCTATTTGCAGAAGCTAGATCAGATAGGGTATTCAATTCGTCATTGAATAACGATAAACTAAGAAATGAACAAGAGATAAATCTATTGCTTCCCAAAAAAGTAATTATAAATTCCATAAGCATCTAGATTAAAAAATAATTGACAAAAAAAATTCGTACAAAAAATTCATTTACTTAAAAATCTTTATTCAAGATCTTTCTGCTATTATGTGGTATTATATTATTTTATTTCAAAAACAAATTGGAACGTTAATAGATAATCTTTTTATATTTTGTTTTACATTAAATTTCTTAGATGCCTTTTACTTTGGCAAAAAACTAATTCTATTTAATCTGATTTAAATATTACATCGTTTTGAATAATGATTAATTCATTATATGATTCACCAAGAATAAGCAAATAAAGCTTATTTTATTAAAAACAATTAACAATTGTTCAACGATAAACATTTTATAAATTTAATTTTTTTTTTTATAACATGCAAGTAAAAAAAAGATGAAATGCGATTTTAATTTAAAATCACATTCCATAAGTACTAAGATATTCAACTGTTTAAATTACTAGATATCAAACAAAACATCAGGCTAACATAAAAAAAGAGCTCTAAATCATTCGTGTAATAATCTTAATTTATAATTTTTCCGGAACTAGTAAAAAAAACATATTTGCGAAAAAAACTACAAAAAAATAAGGCTAAAACTCCAAGAATTAAAAAGAAACCACTAATTTAATTGAGAAAAATATTGTTGTGGTAATTATAAAAAAAAGAAAAAGGGCTAATTGTTAATAAATTAACAGCTAACCCTTTAAAAAATAATTTCATTGCAAGTAATAACAATACGTTCTTCGATAGTACTACAATTGACTTTATGGATATTAAAGAAATGTAGACTGCAAAAGCATATTGAATAGGCTACAAAACGAATCAAATTTTATCGAATCATAATTAAAAAACTATGATTCTATAATTGAATTTATCTGTTTAAACAACTGACCATCACTTAAGAATGCTCCTTGTTGAATTAATTCAAAGATTGAAGTATTACGGTCGTCAGTAAACACTTTTTTACCAACCTTCATTTCAATAGTTTCTGTAAACATATTATCACTTAACCATTGCAAGCCTTCCTTAGTTAAGAAATCAGTTTCAGGAACCAATGATTTTAAAACTATCGATTGAACATGTGTATCAAAACATTGAAATAGGAAAATATGATTTTTAGAAAAATGTTCTAAAAATTCCGCTCTTGAAAGAACACCTTCCCAAATTAAATCAGAGAACACATCTAGTTCTTGCTCAGCCACCTCTGGCTTATTAATTTTGATCGAATCCCACTCTGCTTTATCAATTGCTTGCGTTCCTAAAAAGCTTGCAAATTCAGCGTTTAATTCATCAAATTGTTCTTTTGTTAATCTTGCGTATTTCATTTTAAAATATTTAAGCTTTTATAGCGTCATTTAGCTATTTAAAATTCAAAAAAAAATCCCGATTTGCATCGGGATTTCATATTATAAATTAAAACTATTACTTCTCAGCAACAATTTCGTATGGTAATTCAACTACAACATCTCTGTGTAATCTAATGCTTGCAGCATATTTACCAGTACGTTTTACGATACCGCTAGTAATAAATTTTCTTTCGATAGAGTTACCCGCTTTATCCAAAGCTTCAGCAATATCTATGTTAGTGATAGAACCAAAAAGTTTCTCTCCACCAGCTTTTGCGAAAATTTTAATTTCAAGAGCTTTCAATGCTTCAGCTATTTTCTTAGCGTCATCAACAATCTTAGCCTCTTTGTGTGCTCTTTGTTTTAGGTTTTCAGCTAATACTTTTTTTGCAGAAGGAGTTGCTAAATGAGCAAAACCTTGAGGAATTAAAAAGTTACGACCGTAACCAGCTTTTACAGATACTACATCATCTTTAAATCCTAGATTCTGTACGTCTTGTTTTAAAATAAGTTCCATGTTGTTGTCCTTATATTTGAGAAGTTAGGTTCCATCTTACCGGAAACCAACAACTTTAGTTTAATATTATTTTAATAAATCGGCCACGTATGGCATTAAAGCTAAGTGACGAGCTCTCTTAACAGCTACAGACACTTTTCTTTGGTATTTTAAAGAAGTTCCTGTTAAACGACGAGGAAGAATTTTTCCTTGCTCATTAACGAATTTCAATAAGAAATCTGCATCTTTATAATCGATATATTTGATTCCAGATTTTTTGAAACGACAATACTTTTTAGTTTTGTTAGTTTCTATGTTTAAAGGCGTTAAATATCTGATATCTCCGTCTTTTTTTCCTTTTGCTGATTGCTCTATTGTAGACATAATAATTAAGCTTTTGTAGATTTTAATTTAGTTCTTCTTCTTTCAGCCCAAGAAATAGCATGCTTATCTAAACTTACAGTTAAGAAACGCATAATTCTCTCATCACGTCTAAATTCAGTTTCAAAAGCAATTAGAACTTCTCCAGCTACTTTGTACTCAAATAAGTGATAAAAACCACTTTTTTTGTTTTGGATTTCGTAAGCCATTTTTTTAAGACCCCAATCCTCTTTTGATACCATTTCAGCTCCTCTACTAGTAAGAAATTCTTCAAATTTCGTTACTGTTTCCTTCACCTGAACCTCAGATAAAACGGGATTTAAAATGAAAACAGTTTCATAATGATTCATAAATATAATATTTATTTGTTAAAATTTGGTGCAAAAGTAACCATTAATTTTATATATCCAACACTTTTTTACTTTTATTCGACGTATGACAAAAAATAAGTCTAAAATCTAGTTTTAAAAGAAAAATAAATCTATATTTACTATTACATTCCCTAAATTTAAATGTTATGAAACTAAATTGTGTAGTAGTAGACGATAGTTCTATCCAAAGAACCATTATCTCAAAGTTAGTCAATAATCATACGAATTTACATTTGATTGGAGATTTTTCAAATGCAATCGAAGCTCGAAGCTGTATCTCTTTAAATAATATTGATTTGATATTTTTAGATATCGAAATGCCTGTTATAAATGGTTTTGATTTTTTAGATGGTCTAAAAACAAAACCCCAGATAATATTTATTACCTCTAAGGCGGAATACGCTTTAAAGGCTTTTGATTACGATGCTACCGATTACCTCCAAAAACCGATTGCTATAGATCGATTTAATGCTTCTGTTAAAAGAGCATTAGACTTATATACCTTACGCACAGATGTAAAAGAAGATGAAGGCGAACATATTTTCATCAAAAGTAACCTCAAAAAACTTAAAATTTTCACTGCGAAAATTAAGTGGATTGAAGCTTTTGGCGACTATGTAAGAGTAGTAACCGAAGACGATAGTAACTTAGTTCTTTCAACAATGAAGTCTTTTGAAAATGATTTATCAAAGGAAAAATTCATTCGTGTACACAAGTCGTATATTATAAATATCGACAAAGTAGAACGCTTTAATAGCAAGTTTGCCGAAATCGGAATTACCAAAATCCCATTAAGTCGAAATAAAAAAGAAGACTTAGTTCGCGCACTGTCAATCACTCATTAAAGCACTAATAAAAGTCTACATTTATAATCACTTTTATTGCTCTATATTGTGCAACTGCCTCAAAACTATTCAGAATTTTCTGAATAGTTTTTTTTGTACCTCCTAAAGGCATCTCTTGAGGTATTTTAATTAAAATCGTACGAATATACTCGTTTCTGATCCTACTAATTGCTGGCTCTTCTGGTCCTAATACTGGCATATTCAAATTCTGACTCAAAACCTGATACAACCACAACGAACCTTCTTTTAGTCTATCAAAATCTCGGTGCTTTAGCGTAAGCTTTATTATTCTAAAATAAGGAGGATACCTATAAATTAATCTATCATACAATTGCTCCTTATACATTCCTGCATAGTCATTATTTGTAACCTGCTGTATTGTATTATGATTCGGGTTATACGTCTGAATTACAACCTTACCTTGTTTCTCTGATCGTCCTGCGCGTCCTGAAACCTGCATCATCATCTGAAAACTACGCTCGAAAGCTCGGAAATCTGGATGAAACAACATATTATCAGCATTCATGATTCCTACCAAACTCACATTATCAAAATCCAATCCTTTGGCAAGCATTTGTGTTCCAACCAAAATATCTATCTCACGATTTTTAAAACTATCAATGATCTTCTCGAATCCAAACTTTCCTCGAGTTGTATCCTGATCCATTCTGCCCGTTTTAGCATTTGGAAAAAGCGTTAGTAACTCCTGCTCTATTTGCTCTGTACCAAATCCTTTTGTAGTTAAATCAATACTAGAACAGCTATGACAATTTGTTGGCTTAGCCATACTGTATCCACAATAATGACAACGCAGTTGATTTTTATGCTTATGAAAAGTAAGACTCACGTCACATTGCTGGCACTGTGGCACGTTCCCGCAAGTGATACATTCTATAATAGGTGAATATCCTCGTCTGTTTTGAAACAATATAACTTGTTCTCCTAATGTTATCGCTTCTGAAATTGCCTCTACCAAAACATCACTAAAATGCCCAGTCATTCGTTTTCTAAAATACTTATCTTTTAAATCAACCAATGTAATATCTGGCATTCGCACATTATTATAACGCTCCGTAACTGTTACCAGTCCATATTTCTGCGATTGCGCATTAAAATAAGTTTCTAAACTTGGCGTAGCAGATCCCAAAAGCACTTTGGCTTTGTGAAAGTTTGCTAAAACAATCGCCGCATCACGTGCATGATAACGCGGTGCTGGATCGACTTGCTTAAAAGTCTGCTCATGTTCTTCGTCAACAATAAGTAAACCTAAGTTGGCGAATGGTAAAAACAAAGCCGACCTTGCTCCTATTATTATCTGAGCTTTTTCAACATTTGCTAAAGTCTGATTCCAAACCTCAACTCGTTCGTTATTACTGTATTTAGAATGAAAAACAGCTACTTTATTCCCAAAATGAACACGCAACCTAGCAACCAATTGTGTCGTTAATGCAATTTCTGGCAATAAATATAAAATTTGCCTCCCCGTTGCCAGATACTCTTCTATAAGTTTTATATAAATCTCTGTTTTACCACTAGAAGTCACTCCGTGAAGTAAACAAACTTCTTTTTCTACAAAACTAGTTTTGATTTCGTCAAAAGCAGTTTGCTGCACTGAACTCAACAACAACTCTTTCTCTGTACTTTTACCCGTAAAACCAACACGATCTTGCTGTAAAAAATACTCTTCAAAGATTTCTTTTTCAATTAGCGCTTTTACAATTGCCGATGATGATTGTGATGCTTCAACAAGTTTCTTAACTGTAACTGGTTTCTTTTCGACTGCAGTTAGCTGAAAATACGCCAAGACAATTTCTTTTTGCTTAGCTGCATTTTTAAGCAAATCCAACAACTCATTTAACCCTTGATTAGAATCGTATTTACTATGTAACTTAACATAACGAACTAACTTTGGCTTGTAACTTTCTTGTATTTCTTGCTCAAGAACAACAATGTCTTTATCTATTAACTTTTGAAGAATAGGAAAAATATTCTTTTTATTTAAAATAGCTACAACATCCTGAACCTTGAGCGAGCTCTGCTGTTGTAATGCTTCGTAAACTAGATACTCTTCATCTGTTAAAACAGTTTGATCGACAAAGACACCTTCTTTAGCCGAGATCATTGTTTCGCTTTCTAATAACAAGCCACTTGGGAATGCGCCACGATATACGTCACCGATAGCACACATATAATAAGACGCTATCCAAAGCCAATGTTTAATTTGAATTTCGGTAGCAATTGGTCTTTCGTCAAGAATTTGATGAATTTCTTTCGCTTCATACAGAGCTGGTTCATTTTGATGCGTTTCAAGAACCAAAGCTGTATACATTTTACTTTTACCAAAAGGCACAGCAACACGCATCCCTTTCTGAATAAAATTGAACTCAGCTTCAGAAATACGATAGGTAAACGTTTTAGCTAATGAAAGTGGCAAAATGACTTCTACAAAATGCATTTTAAATAGTGGTATGTTTTAAAATAATAACATTTAAATTATTATTCCGGTTATGTTTTTTCTAAGTAAGACCTTAAAATAAGCTTACTTATTATTTAATTTCTCTGAAGCATTTTTAGCATTATACTCCTTAACTAACTTATAGGTATTTTTAAGAGAACCGATATTAGTCCAATCCTCATGACCTGGTATAATATAAAGTGGTTTCTTAAATTTAACTTGCACTCTTTTAATAGCCCCATCCCATTCTTTAACATCCGAATCTGCTAAATTACCTAAATTAGTAGAAGTTGCTCCTTTTATAAAACAACCCCCATAAAGTATCTTCTCTTTATCAAACCAAACTACAATGTTATCGGGCGCATGTCCTTTACCTGGATAAAACACTTCAAAACGATGTTGCCCAACTGCAAATATGGTATCATTTGGCATTATGAATTCAGCCCTAGGCTCTTTATTTTTATATAAAATTTCATCCGTAAGCTTTATAGTATACGTTTTGATTCCTTTTTGCTTGTAAAACTCCAAACCTCCCGCTCTGTCTTCATGCGAATGTGTTGCAATTTGCATAACAACATCTTTATTATGCTTTGCTTTTATACTATCCAGTAAGGGCTGAAACTGTGTCTTATCCCAAGGAGCATCAAACATTACAACGCCTTTATCTGTAACCAAATACATGGCATTTGCAGGAATACGATTTCCTTTGTATTCATTAAACGTCTTATAAACATAAAAGTCACCCGTAAGATGACTTATTTGTAATTTGTTATTTTCTGTTTGCCCAAAAGACTTTGCAATCCCCAAAAGAAGCAACAGTAAAATTAATTTATTTTGCATTATTACATTGCTAAATACAGCTTCTTTAATTCTTAACTCTTGTCCAATATTGTGTTCTTCCTAAAAGAGAAAATCCAATGAACCCACGTAACTTTAATTTATCTGGAGAATCTAATTCAATATAACATTTGTACACTTTTCCGTTTGTTGGATCTAAAATTGTTCCCGAATTATACTCTTTCCCATCTTTTTTCAAGTCGTTGATAATTACCATTCCTAAAATTGGCTTGTTTTTATTTACTCCTGAGCAAGAAGTACAAAGGTCTTTTTTATGGTCTTCACGTAGAATTTCGACAACTTTACCATAAACTTTTCCCGATTTCTCATACACTTCTACAATCGATTTTGCTTCTCCAGTTGCATCGTCAACAGTTTTCCATTTTCCGAGCACAGATTGACTTTGTACATTGCCTATTACCAAAAATAATAAGCCCATTGTTACGATCCAGTTTTTCATGATGTTTGATTTTTTTTAGCCCTGATTGTAGCGACATCCTTTATCCCGATTCTTTAAGGGATAAAGATACAGCGAAAAGCAGGAACAGCTTCTAAATGTTATTGATTATTTTTTTGTCTTAATTTTTTGATTGTGGCATTTAATTCGAATCCCAAAAGCAAAATCATACAGTTTATCCAAATGTAAAACATTAGTATTAATAATGTACCAATTGAGCCATAAAGTTCATTATATTTTGAGAATTTTACAACCCAAATCCCAAAAAAGTAAGAAGATATCACAATTAGAATTGTTGTAAACACAGAACCAATACTTATAAATGGTACTTTATTATACTGTTTTGTTCCGTAACGCAATAATATAGAAGATGTTATCAAAATCATTAAGATTACAAACACGTAACGTCCCATGATGATAAGCGGAATACTATCATTGAGCACATCCTGAATCATTGTTTTTTGAATAAGCACCTCAAAGACTATAATTGTAGCAACGGTTACTAGCAACAACATCGACATTACAATTGAGATTGCTAGTGCCACAAGATATTGATTTAAAAAACCTCTTTTCTGTAATACATGTCGAGATGACTCAAACCCTCCTAGGATTCCGTTAACTCCATTTGCCATTAAAAAAACCGACAAAAAGAAACCCCAAGAAAGCAATCCTGAGTGACTATTATTTAAGATGTCACTAATAATTTTATATATCGCATCGTAGGTATTTGGCGGGACTCCCTGCTGCACAAATTGCAGAAAATCTTGCTGAAATCCATCGATTGGGATATACGGAATTAAGTTAAGAATAAACAAGGCAAAGGGAAATAATGCCATAAAAAAGCTAAACGCGACTGCGCTTGCATGATATGAAAATGCTCCCTCTATGATACCTATTGTATATAATTCGAGTAAGTCATACAACGAAAAACCATCAAGCCAAGGTAGCTTTATGTTCTTTAAGAAACGAACGAGATAGCGCACTACTGGTACTCTATCTAGCCGATTTTCTATTTCTACAGACATACTTACTGAATTATTGTTTAAATAAATTTCGAAATTCTAAAGTGCTTTTAGGCTTAAATCCATATTATAAACAGAATGCGTTAATGCTCCCGAAGAAATATAATCGACACCACACAAAGCATATTCACGAATTGTTTTTTCGTTGATGTTTCCTGAAGATTCTGTT
This region includes:
- a CDS encoding YihY/virulence factor BrkB family protein, with amino-acid sequence MSVEIENRLDRVPVVRYLVRFLKNIKLPWLDGFSLYDLLELYTIGIIEGAFSYHASAVAFSFFMALFPFALFILNLIPYIPIDGFQQDFLQFVQQGVPPNTYDAIYKIISDILNNSHSGLLSWGFFLSVFLMANGVNGILGGFESSRHVLQKRGFLNQYLVALAISIVMSMLLLVTVATIIVFEVLIQKTMIQDVLNDSIPLIIMGRYVFVILMILITSSILLRYGTKQYNKVPFISIGSVFTTILIVISSYFFGIWVVKFSKYNELYGSIGTLLILMFYIWINCMILLLGFELNATIKKLRQKNNQ
- a CDS encoding DUF2147 domain-containing protein — protein: MKNWIVTMGLLFLVIGNVQSQSVLGKWKTVDDATGEAKSIVEVYEKSGKVYGKVVEILREDHKKDLCTSCSGVNKNKPILGMVIINDLKKDGKEYNSGTILDPTNGKVYKCYIELDSPDKLKLRGFIGFSLLGRTQYWTRVKN